From the genome of Glycine soja cultivar W05 chromosome 14, ASM419377v2, whole genome shotgun sequence:
aacataatgtgacaattactatgactaaacatgactctaagacaacatggattaagtgatttacacttagatttttgtgtttttttttctaatcaatattttggaacaaaatttagatctaaaggttcagcacaagaatattatgaatgaaaattgatagaacctaaaatcaacacaaaagcaagattcaagagtagatctacaaaatttgaaccatagaaatgcaagaacaagtgtagatctaagatttaatcgattttttttttgaatctactctaaacagcaccaaaccacaagacaatggaggatatacatggagaataagatgaagaacaaggaattaaagagaattcaccgaacaaaaagatagaggaagcaaaagaacatcacctagatgaagatgctcttgataccacatgatgcaagctccattggagcttgtaggcctaggatcttcttcatcaatggattcctttgcttcttggaagataaatggcagcggaatggagaaggaagagagagaggagacgccacttcaaggagaagatgagtctagaagaagctcaccaccataggaggccatggataagagcttggaggaagaaggagatgaatgaagggagagggagagaagagcacgaaattttgtgctctaaatgagctttgaaatctgaagtttaatattcaaatcatcaaagtttcaaaaaatgcacacacatgacctctatttatagcctaagtgtcacacaaaattggagggaaattcaaatttcacttgaatttgtggagccaaactttggagccaaaatttcactaattatgattagtgaattttagttatggttcagcccactaatccaagatcaattccaagattctccactaagtgtgcttaggtgtcatgaggcatgaaaagcatgaaggacatgcacaaagtgtgactatatgatgtggcaatggggtgtagtaagcaaatgctcacctccccctctaaaatttaattggattgggcttctaccaattcaattaaatttatttccaaccacacacatcaaatatccacttagtgcatgtgaaattacaaaactacccctaatacaaaaactagtctaggtgccctaaaatacaagggctgaaaaatcctatatttctagggtaccctacctacattatggagccctaaatacaaggcccaaaaataatgaaaccttaatctaatatttacaaagataagtgggctcatacttagcccatgggcccgaaatctaccctaaggctcataagaaccctagggcctactcttgcatctctggcccaatctacttggagttttctatccaatgcccttgcggggtaggattgcatcactttcactccttctcttcttcctccttcacttcactcttttcttcttcttcctcctcctcctcttccttctCTGCGCCAACCTAGTCCACCTCATCTTCCACATCCTCTCCTACTGATTTCGATTCAAAACAGTGAGCTCGACCTTAATTTCTCATTTCTTGTTTACTAATTTAATtaacctcttttttttaaaataaaattattttacgagTGGAGCTGCATAGCAGGCATGTGCAAGAGATGGATACGAGGGACACACCTTGTGtactgttattttgttttcatcatTCTATTTTAAGAAAACCAAAAGTAAGTATTGGCTCATGGTTGTTGTATGCActtgaattgtaatttttttcatctgataaatattaattttttagttttgttataAATGTAATCTCTCTCACCTCTCTTTCCCTTTTCCAATCATGAAAaaatcaatcttatatctcTTTTGTATTGTAATTTGTCCTCAAAccttaattaattgtgtttctaaaccctaaaccctacttAATTAGACGCATAATGCAAGCTCTGAATTACTACCTGCAATCTAGTATACTACAAGCTTGCAAGGTGTTTGTAAAAATGCCACAATGAGGAAAAATAGTTAGTTTCCAAATGTTGTTCTCTCATTAATGGAATTTTTGGTATATGTCATGTATTAGTTCTTAATAGAAGTTAATAGTGTGAAGGTGAGAATGAGGGCCGATGCAAATAGTTAGTTTAATAACATTGTTTTATGACAATTGCATGAGGTCCTCCCCCAACAAAGAAAAACTTTAAAGCAATAATATCTCTGCCTATTATTGGTCAGAATGGAAGGGCTCACCTTTCTTATGATTCTAATTTTAGGGATCATGTTTTTGTTGATAGAGGTGGTATTCAATCAGATTTATAGGAGAAAACTGATAACATTGTTAATGCTTTTATTGGACAACTTGTTCCTGTGTCATATGAAAGCAGGGagatatcaaattttgaaactGGCTCTCAAGCTAGTCTTCATGATTCAGATGTTATAGCGGGACAATCATCTGCTCTTAAGGATAACATGCTTGTACACACAGATGCTGATAAATTGAATAGTTCAGTAGCAGTATATCCTAGTAGTTCTCAGGTTagagattttttatttgtctacAAGACCCCAAGGTTAGCATGTCACTCAAATTAGTCTTTTCTATAATCATGCAGAAGTGAGAATAAATGATTATACTATTGATAGAAAAGACAGAAAGCCTGATATTCTGAAAGAGTAAGTCTTTCATATTGTCTCAATTTTATAATGACATGTTTGCCAACTATTTCATATTGTGAACATCTGCATATGCCTAATTGATTGTGGAATAGTTACCAAGGGAACATctgcatatatatatttttacttattttttttgtatattttcatatacgtttttatataaaaaaattattcacgtTCAATAGAAAATATTCACgtgatttagataaaaataaacataattcatGTAAGTTTTTATCTACatgttttaaattgaaaaatgaaatttttatataaatgttctatcaagtaaatttcacaataatgtaaaaaagtatgaaaaatttcaatttgtagaaaacttttaaaacaatAGAGTTGGATCTTTAGAAAGAAACTAATCCCCTCAGTATATTGAACTGAGGTGCAAATCGTagctaagtttttttatttttttattttaaagacaaaCTAACACACTATTAATATGGGAGTGGAAAAGAGCTTTGCTTTGCTTGATATGTTGTATTATGCAATTAATTAGCCTTTGCACCCGTGGAAGTTGCTGCAGCTCTCTCTGGCTGAATGCTAGTGACATGGAGTATTGGGAGTTTGTCCAGGAGGAAATCAATGGTGAATCAAGCTGAATTGTTCTTGCTAACTTACCTTTATGCTTGAATTAAACGTAGTTGGTTTGTTAGGGCGAGAAACTTATTTAGATGGATTTGCCATGACAAAAATCTTTACTCTCTATACCACTAGTGTTATGTGCATTCTACTTTTAAAAAACTGTAACTTTGTTTATTATCTTGTTATATATTACTTAATGTCAATTTTCAAGAGTCATGCTTTAAATGAATGACTATATGTTCTAAATTATTACAGTTTTAAATTGCCTTCTAGCTTGACATTCATATTACTTAAACCTTCTATTTCAGTATTTCCCTTCTTTCATTCATCTTGCTATAGGGCATGCAATGGATAAATTTCTTAACACttgtttcattaaaaataagtttagaAATGAAGTTGTCTTGAACAGAAAACATGGCAAAGGTTGAACACTTCAAATGTAGTTCATGATGCCATCCCTCATACACATGAAAGAATAGGTCATCCAATGCACATCAAGGTAACTAACTTTAATGGACATGTTCATTTGCTACTCCAAATGCATTTGTACCTACTTGGAAAAATTCTGTAGACCCAAGAAGGAAGGTAATTAATGGACattgcttcttcttttgataTGTAGGATTCTTAGAGTGCCTGAATTTGGGATTCTGAACTAAAATGGCATCTATAGTTTACTTATTAATAATTCTACTTACTTCTTCAAAGCCATCTATATATAGTTTACTTAAGTGTGTGAATTGTTATAAATCATCACTTAccttttatgtgttcatttttgcccctattatattttttacatcacATATATATGCAGGATTATGGTAGGACTACCATCTATGGAGAACAGGGAAAAGATTTTGAGGAATCTTTTGGCAAAAGAAAAGGTGGACAACGAAGTTGAGTTTAAGGAACTTGCAATTATGACAGAAGGATATACTGGAAGTGATCTAAAGGTTGCTACTATTCTTTTATATTGTTCACATTGGATATAACACTATCTTGTAACAAGTGCTTTTTGTTTTCTATGCttttaattatatcatttattcATTGTCAACCTGTCCATTGTAGAACTTGTGCACAA
Proteins encoded in this window:
- the LOC114383216 gene encoding ATPase family AAA domain-containing protein 1-A-like isoform X1, with the protein product MVGLPSMENREKILRNLLAKEKVDNEVEFKELAIMTEGYTGSDLKNLCTNATYRPARELIQQERLKSLLYEKGTWCGGSS
- the LOC114383216 gene encoding ATPase family AAA domain-containing protein 1-A-like isoform X2, yielding MVGLPSMENREKILRNLLAKEKVDNEVEFKELAIMTEGYTGSDLKNLCTNATYRPARELIQQERLKSLIKTSFSRI